Proteins co-encoded in one Labeo rohita strain BAU-BD-2019 unplaced genomic scaffold, IGBB_LRoh.1.0 scaffold_435, whole genome shotgun sequence genomic window:
- the LOC127160711 gene encoding ecto-ADP-ribosyltransferase 4-like: MKMLLIIEALLLILAALGQDHRAAVEGKIITLDMAPNSVDDQYDGCREKMAKLVETKYLKKEFKNSKDNFKEAWKDCENKIKKPRDNLNRNHLIAICVYTGNRVYREFNKDVGSDNLKYKDKTFKWYALHFFLTEAIQILKSKQNECQSIYRRTKHEYKVKKGEEFRFGSFASFSLDYSQTIDFGDKSCFEIKKYKGAELTKYSEFPHEQEVLIPPYETFKVTDVKTRTYKNKLWCKTVFVLEITGTRSTLNCALFKPSFKNMIKKLFCGCCGS, encoded by the exons ATGAAGATGTTGCTGATCATTGAAGCTCTTCTTCTCATTTTAGCTGCTCTAGGACAG GATCACAGAGCTGCTGTTGAAGGAAAGATAATTACATTGGATATGGCACCGAATTCAGTTGACGATCAGTATGATGGCTGTAGAGAGAAAATGGCAAAGCTGGTGGagacaaaatatctaaaaaaggAATTCAAAAACTCAAAAGACAATTTTAAAGAAGCTTGGAAagactgtgaaaataaaataaaaaaaccaaGAGATAACTTGAACAGGAATCATTTAATTGCCATTTGTGTGTACACAGGTAATCGTGTATATCGTGAATTCAATAAGGATGTTGGTAGTGATAACTTAAAATACAAAGACAAGACATTCAAATGGTATGCACTTCATTTTTTCTTAACAGAAGCAATACAGATTctgaaaagtaaacaaaatgaaTGCCAGTCAATTTATCGTCGtaccaaacatgaatataagGTAAAAAAGGGCGAAGAGTTTCGTTTTGGCTCATTTGCATCCTTTTCTCTTGATTATTCACAAACAATAGACTTTGGGGATAAATCTTGTTTTGAAATCAAGAAATATAAAGGTGCTGAACTGACAAAATATTCTGAGTTTCCTCATGAGCAAGAAGTGCTGATTCCTCCGTATGAGACGTTTAAAGTCACTGATGTCAAGACAAGAACATATAAGAATAAACTCTGGTGTAAAACTGTGTTCGTGCTGGAAATCACTGGAACAAGAAGTACACTAAACTGTGCTCTATTTAAGCCATCAttcaaaaatatgataaaaaagttgttttgtggATGTTGTGGCTCTTAA
- the LOC127160707 gene encoding cytochrome P450 2K6: protein MSLTEALLSQGSSTGTIFGALLVCLVIYLFTISSSSQDKGEKYPPGPKPLPLLGNLHILNLKKTYISLCELAKKYGPIYTVHFGPRKVVILSGYKIIKQALVNLSEEFGDRDITPIFNDFNQGYGIAFSNGENWKEMRRFALANLRDFGMGKKRGEEIIIEEAKHLKEEFEKNEGKPFETTLPMAMAVSNVVCAIVYSGRFEYSNTKLHHMIRRSFENMKLTGSASVQIYNMFPWTRPFVANQKRIVNNLKETLRQTAEIINGLKKTLNPQDPKGIAECFLIRQQKDEESGKTDSFYNSKNLYITMNNLFGAGTDTTATTLRWGLLLMAKYPEIQVKVHDEIDRVIGRRQPMVEDRKNLPFIDAVVHELQRFANVAPLGSARRTTCDIHLNGYFIKKGTSVWPLLVSILRDENEWETPDSFNPGHFLNKQGQFVKKDAFLPFSAGRRSCPGESLAKMEIFLFFTTLLQYFCFTPPPGVSKDDLDLTPVVGFTLNPVPHKLCAVKRFQN, encoded by the exons ATGTCTTTAACAGAAGCATTACTCTCGCAGGGCTCCAGCACAGGTACAATATTTGGTGCCTTGCTAGTGTGTTTGGTTATTTATCTATTCACCATCAGCTCCAGCTCTCAGGATAAGGGAGAAAAATATCCTCCAGGACCCAAACCACTGCCACTGCTGGGAAACCTGCACATACTCAATCTCAAGAAAACCTACATAAGCCTTTGTGAG CTGGCGAAAAAGTATGGGCCAATTTACACGGTGCACTTTGGCCCCAGAAAAGTGGTGATATTGTCAGGATACAAGATCATCAAGCAGGCACTAGTGAACTTATCAGAGGAGTTTGGAGACAGAGATATTACGCctatatttaatgattttaaccAGGGATATG GGATTGCATTTTCCAATGGTGAAAACTGGAAGGAAATGAGACGCTTTGCTCTCGCAAACCTGCGAGACTTCGGAATGGGCAAGAAAAGAGGCGAAGAGATTATCATTGAAGAAGCGAAACATTTAAAAGAGGAATTTGAGAAGAATGAAG GAAAACCATTTGAAACAACTCTGCCCATGGCCATGGCTGTTTCAAATGTCGTCTGTGCTATTGTCTACAGCGGCAGATTTGAGTATAGTAACACCAAGTTACATCACATGATCAGACGATCTTTTGAAAACATGAAGTTGACTGGATCAGCTTCAGTTCAG ATCTACAAcatgtttccttggactcggcCTTTTGTGGCAAATCAGAAACGTATCGTGAACAACCTCAAAGAAACGCTCAGACAAACCGCGGAAATAATAAACGGTCTGAAGAAGACTCTGAACCCTCAGGACCCCAAAGGAATTGCTGAGTGTTTCCTGATACGACAACAAAAAGACGAG GAATCTGGCAAAACAGACTCTTTTTATAATTCAAAGAATTTATACATTACAATGAACAACCTATTTGGTGCTGGTACCGACACTACGGCCACAACGCTACGCTGGGGTCTTCTGCTCATGGCCAAATACCCTGAAATACAAG TCAAGGTTCATGATGAGATTGACCGAGTGATCGGTAGACGTCAACCCATGGTGGAAGACAGGAAGAACTTACCATTTATAGATGCTGTGGTCCATGAACTCCAGAGATTTGCAAACGTGGCACCCCTTGGTTCCGCCCGTCGGACCACCTGTGACATTCACCTGAACGGATACTTCATCAAGAAG GGTACCAGTGTGTGGCCACTACTAGTGTCCATATTGAGGGATGAAAATGAGTGGGAAACTCCTGACAGCTTTAATCCAGGACATTTCCTAAATAAACAGGGCCAGTTTGTCAAAAAGGACGCCTTCTTGCCCTTCTCTGCAG GACGCAGGTCTTGTCCTGGAGAGAGTTTGGCAAAGATGGAGATCTTCCTGTTCTTCACCACCCTCCTTCAGTATTTCTGCTTCACTCCTCCTCCTGGAGTGTCCAAAGATGATCTGGATCTCACACCAGTCGTGGGCTTCACCCTGAATCCGGTCCCACACAAACTGTGTGCAGTCAAACGGTTTCAGAATTAA